CTGGGGGACTGCAAAGCCTGTGCACTTGTGGGGAATGATCAAGGtgagaggcaggggtgggggtggcatgTGCACCAGGAGATGTCAGAGAAACCCTGAGGAGGAGCAGGGTGCAGCTGGTGATGGGGGAGAGTGGGCAGCAAGCAAGGCCAGGACAGCCACTCTGCTCAGTCACCTCTCCACACACCCAGGGCCTCACTCTGCCCCTCTGAGCACCCAAGGATGTTAAAGAGCTGGAACTGTTAGTCTAAATATAGGAGCATCCAAGCTCTGAATCAAAATGTGTCCCTTGCCTCAACTCAGGAGATCTAAGAGGCAGAAgtaaggaatttatttttctgaaagataGATTTCTATCAGTTCCAGGTGACGTGTCCTGACACTTGAAATGACACCTAAGATAGCACATTTCAGGCATCTTGCTTGTTATTCATTGTAGTAGAAGCTACATGCTAGCCAgttgtaaaaatgaaattaagtaatGTGTGCATAGCATTTAACATAGCACCTGAGCTTCAGCAGCATTTAATTAACGACCACAGTTGTAATTCTTTAGGcagatgtatttttttccaaCGTTGATCAGAGGTCTTATTTAGCTTCTCCAGATTTCAAGAATCTGACTCAGTGATATGAAATACAAGACTTGTGAAAAGTGTCAACTGCAAGAGAAATGGAAGGATAAGGTATACAGGTGGATGGAAAAGAAATTCAGAGtcactaccagaaaaaaaaaatattgagaatCAAGTCCTGATGATGTTAGGGCTTATAGGTCTTATTATAAAGAGTTTTATGTACTCattcagtgaacatttattgGTGCCTCCTTTAGCCAGGTACTATTATAAGAGCTGGAAATAGAAGCATAATCCAGTCCTTGATCTTAAGGAACATGCTGTGTGTAGCAGATAACATGATAAGTGCTTATCTAGATGCATGCAGTGTTATGTGATAAGAGTAATTTGACAGAGGATACAGATTAGGCTTCACAGAGAAGGGGAATGTGAGCAGGAGGTATTGAAGGGTGAACAGGGGCTCACCAACCATTTTAGGTAGAGGGGCAAGGACCTGAAAAACCACTGAAGCATGAAGGAAGTGGCGAGTTTAGGGGAAATGAAAAGAAGATGGCTGTGACTGAAGCCCAGGATTTGGGATTGGAGAAAGGGCTGGAGGTGAGGTTGAGAAGAGGCAAACTCAGAAAAGACGTTGTGCTGGGCAGTGTGGACATTATATTGAAGCCCACCACATATAAGTCACGGGGCTACTGGAGTTTTAAGCTAAGGGTGTCTATTCAACTTCAACTTAAGAGAAGACAGGTTGAGAGGGAACATGGCTTGAGATGAGCCATGAGCAAAGGAAAGACTACAACAAAGGCAGGAGTGAAGAGTATATGAAGCAAGAAAGTGACAGTTGAAAGCAGTGCAGAGGGGATGAATCTGAGAGGTATCTATGAGGTGGAACTCAAATGACATGATAATACAGGGCATTTCTCTGTACCGGATGCTGTCCTAAGTCCTTATTCCATTGATCTTCACAGCAACTCAGCatagttaatattttatacataaagaaaTTAACACTTGAAGGAGTAATTGACCCCAAATTACACTGCCTATAAGGATTCGAATCCAGGTTTGTTTGGCTCCAAAAGCTGGCTCCTAATTTTCAGAAGGGGAAGGGACCCAGAGCAATGCCCAATTTTGCTTCTTATGCAGTGGAGGAATCCACAAGCTGGAGGAGTTTTCAGGGGTGCCCCGTTTGGGGTGGGTTGAATTTGCAGTCCCCGAATGATACCCACTTTGCTCATGCTTTATCTTTAGTGCCTAAAACTGAGTATGGTtcatagtaggtgtttaataagTGTTGGTGCAGTGAATACCTGCATGGAGAGAGATGCAGCAGGCAATGGGAAATTCAACTCTGAGGCTTAGGAGAAAGGTGGAGCTTGAAGACAGAGCTTTAGAAAACAGCAGCACAGAGGGGAGTAGGAACCATGAGGTTAGACAACATGATTCAGGAAGAACCTTGTGGCAAGGATAAAGACgcaaaaaattaaacaggtgAGACCTAAGTGTGGTGCCTAGGGAATCTTAAGGTGTGGGCACAGGGAGGAGATGCCAACAAAGAACATGAATAAAAAGTGGTCGCACAGCCCCTCCCATCTGGAAACCAAAAACAATTGTAAATGGAAGAAGTTAGCAGAAGGATCAAATGCTCCATCAGGATGGAACTGGAATAAAACCAGGGCATTTGAAAACTGGGTTGTCACTGCAATCttaacaagagaaattttggCAAGATGACGGAAGCAGAAAGTTGAATCTCAGAACTTTTTCGACTTCAGAGAACAGAAAATGCAGTTCATAATGGCTTTGAAACAGGGGCTTGTTTTtctcccagctctttgggaggccaaggcaggtggatcaggaggtcaagagattgagcccatcctggccaacatggcgaaacgccatctctactaaaaatacaaaaattagccgggcgtggtggcgtgtgcttatagtcccagctactcggaggctgaggcaggagaatcgcttgaacccaggaggcggaggttgcagtgagctgagatcatggccactgccctacagcctggtgatgcagcaagactccatctcaaaaaacaaaaacaaaaacaaaaaaaagaaagaaaaggaagaagatgaGTAATTCAAGGGTGGGTTTGGGACTTAGTGATTTTAGGATTCTGCCTGGCTTCTCATGGTTCTCTAGGTCTTCCATTCACGGCACCACACCTTCACTAGACATGCTGCCAGAGCAGGAGGGGCAGGTGGAGGGTTCTCTTGTGTCTGCCTTATCAGGGAAGAAGAGCTTTCCCAGAAGCCCCCAGCAGACTCCCTTTTCATATTGTGTTCCAGAAATGAGTCACAGACCTATGCACCACCTGCAAAGGAGCCAGAGAAAACAAACGCCCAGCACTTTTAGCCTGAAAATGAGAATCGGGCTTGCTGGGGAAGACAAAGGGTGTTGGGAAATGGCTGTTGGGTAAATCATTGGTGTCTGCTACTAGGAATGAAAGGCAAATAAGGAACTAGCACACATGCTTTTAGGGAGATGGCTGCGAGGGAGAGGCCAAAGACTGGGAAGTTGCTTACATGGTGCCAGACTATTTGGAAGATCATGGATTGTGGTGTTTGTGTTGTGTGGTcatcattttgttctttgtttacaTAACAGAGAAAGTGGAGTGAGCAAGGACACATTTCCCCAGTACATCCACAGCATGCTGTCCACATCTCGTTCTCGATTTATCAGAAATACCAATGGGAGCGGTGAAGAAGTCACCACCTTTTTTGATTATGATTATGGTGCTCCCTGTCATAAATTTGACGTGAAGCAAATCGGGGCCCAACTGCTGCCTCCGCTCTACTCGCTGGTGTTCATCTTTGGTTTTGTGGGCAACATGCTGGTCGTCCTCATCTTAATAAACTGCAAAAAGCTGAAGAGCTTGACTGACATCTACCTGCTCAACCTGGCCATCTCTGATCTGCTTTTTCTTATTACTCTCCCACTGTGGGCTCACTCTGCTGCAAATGAGTGGGTCTTTGGGAATGCAATGTGCAAATTATTCACAGGGCTGTATCACATTGGTTATTTTGGCGGAATCTTCTTCATCATCCTCCTGACAATCGATAGATACCTGGCAATCGTCCATGCTGTGTTTGCTTTAAAAGCCAGGACGGTCACCTTTGGGGTGGTGACAAGTGTGATCACCTGGTTGGTGGCTGTGTTTGCTTCTGTCCCAGGAATCATCTTTACTAAATGCCAGGAAGAAGATTCTGTTTATATCTGCGGCCCTTATTTTCCACGAGGATGGAATAATTTCCACACAATAATGAGGAACATTTTGGGGCTGGTCCTGCCGCTGCTCATCATGGTCATCTGCTACTCAGGAATCCTGAAAACCCTGCTTCGGTGTCGAAACGAGAAGAAGAGGCACAGGGCTGTGAGGCTCATCTTCACCATCATGATTGTTTACTTTCTCTTCTGGACTCCCTATAATATTGTCATTCTCCTGAACACCTTCCAGGAATTCTTCGGCCTGAGTAACTGTGAAAGCACCAGGCAACTGGACCAAGCCACACAGGTGACGGAGACTCTTGGGATGACACACTGCTGCATCAACCCCATCATCTACGCGTTCGTGGGTGAGAAGTTCAGAAGGTATCTCTCGATGTTCTTCCGAAAGTACATCACCAAGCGCTTCTGCAAACAATGTCCAGTTTTCTACAGAGAGACAGTGGATGGAGTGACTTCAACAAACACGCCTTCCACTGCGGAGCAGGAAGTCTCGGTTGGTTTATAAAATGAGGAGCAGTTTGATTGTCATTtatgaagagaaataacaatctgTATATAACAACAAACTTCAAGGGTTTTTGAACAGTAGAAACCTGTAAAGCAGGTGCCCAGGAACCTCAGGGCTGTATGTACTAAGACAGACTATGTCACTCAATGAGTATCCAACATGTGCTCAGGGAATAATCCAGAAAACTATGGGTAGAGACTTTGAGTCTCCAGAAAACTCATCTCAGCTCTTGGAAAATGCCTCATTACCTTGTGCTAATCCTCTTTTTCTAGGCTTCATCATTTCTTCACTCAATCTCTGATTCTATCAATGTCTTGAAATCAAGGGCCAgctggaggtgaggaggagaaTATGACAGGCACAGATGAATGGGAGTGAGGGATAGTGGGGTCAGGGCTGATAGGAGAAGGAGAGGGACATAAGCATCACTGAGCCTGGACAAAGACAAAGGTGAGCAAAAGGCTCACTCACTCAGCCAGGAGATGATACTGGTCCTTAGCCCCATCTGCCACCTACATTTAACCTCGAAGGTTTCACCAGGTCATGGAGAGTTTGGGAACTGCGATAACCTGGG
This sequence is a window from Macaca fascicularis isolate 582-1 chromosome 2, T2T-MFA8v1.1. Protein-coding genes within it:
- the CCR2 gene encoding C-C chemokine receptor type 2, whose product is MLSTSRSRFIRNTNGSGEEVTTFFDYDYGAPCHKFDVKQIGAQLLPPLYSLVFIFGFVGNMLVVLILINCKKLKSLTDIYLLNLAISDLLFLITLPLWAHSAANEWVFGNAMCKLFTGLYHIGYFGGIFFIILLTIDRYLAIVHAVFALKARTVTFGVVTSVITWLVAVFASVPGIIFTKCQEEDSVYICGPYFPRGWNNFHTIMRNILGLVLPLLIMVICYSGILKTLLRCRNEKKRHRAVRLIFTIMIVYFLFWTPYNIVILLNTFQEFFGLSNCESTRQLDQATQVTETLGMTHCCINPIIYAFVGEKFRSLYHIALGCRIAPLQKPVCGGPGARPGKNVKETTQGLLDGRGKGKSNGRAPEASLQGREGA